tggatgccTCCCAATTCCTGCCAAACACAAATCTACTTAGCGGTCAGCATCTGATTTCTAACTAGCATTCCCCTCGACAAATTTCTGAGTTACAAGGTCCCAAATACAAGGCTTATCATGAAACGCTGACACCTTTAAGCCATTTTAACCTGCAAAAGATTAACGCTCGTAAGACCGACAGTGGGGTGAAGCCATGAAACTTGGAAAGCGGCCCCGGAGCCGGGGACGGCTTGGGAGCCAGGCCCAGCACCCTCCGGCCAGCTTGCCGCAGAGATGGAAAGTGAGGCATGAAGGCACGGTGCGGGGAGGATGTGTCCTCTTCCCTATCAGAGTCCAGGCAGGAAAAATGCAGAGCtctccagattttaaaaaaagactatgtcCAGATTGCTAACGACACAGACTACAAGTCTGGGGACAGGAAGTCACAGAGAAGCGCTTTGCTCACAAGAAGGCGACTTACCATCAGAGGGACAAGTATTCCTCAGAAAATCCCTGTGCCTAAGTATCTCTCTGCATGTACGAGGTGGAgtgaggaaaggaaacagacacaggGCCCTTCTGCAAGAATCCTGCTTAGTCTTATCTGACCCGCCTGACATTTGCATTTGGCCAAAAGTCTTTTAAGACAAGGACGCTGCATCCTACAGCGTTTCCATCGCCTTGACCCGTGCGCTCTGCATAGTCAGAACCTCCCGGGCCACGGTGAAGCACGATGGGAAAAAGGGAAACATCTTCAGGGGCTCACAGGGTTCACGGCAATTGTTCTGGACGGATTGTTTAGATGGACACTGGCCAAGAAAATGTCCAATGACTGTTACTGCTGAAACCCACTGCGACGGCATCACCACGTGGTCCCCAGAGGATAGATGTGCTGTGGTGAGGTGGCCGGGCGAGGGGGGTATGCCTACGGAATGACCGTGCCATCTTAATGGCCCCTTCTTGTAGCTGGTGATGGGTGTGAAGTGTGTGACTCTGGTGGAATGGTTTGTGAGAGGACTTGGGTGTATCATTACCTTCAAGGCTATCCATGTCAGCTTgggggagaaacagaaaatacaagatTAATGTTAGATTGCCGaatagaaggaaatgaaaaaccaGAACCAGAACCAATGAAACTCccaaccgaaaaaaaaaaaaaaaaaggaaaaaaggcaacCTGGCTATCTTCATGCCTTCCATCTTCCAAAATACTTGTCTTAtatttgtcagtatttttttttaaatgccttccGACTTTCTGGTTGTAGCCAACACTTCTTTGggaggggattaaaaaaaaaaccaaactcacatTTTGGAATTAATACCTGCTGAAATCACAGACTTGAAACTTGATTCTGAGTATTGCTCGGGCTAACAGCAAGCCAGGATGGTTCCCTGCTGTGGGGCTACAGGGACCGTGGTGTCAGCGTTTACACAATAAACCTTCATTTCCTGGGATCACGAACTCAATCGGCTATAAGCTAAAGAGGCTCCCCGCCCCTCACCGTTAGAGCTTAATCCTAAAGAAACTTGAGAACATGGCAACCTGAATCAGACAAATGCTAGAAATAACAAGAGAACAGAATCCTGGATTTCTGTGTGGCTGGTATACATTCCTTAAACAAAAATGTAAGACCTACCGAAAGCACAACCTAATAAAAGGTTCTAGAATCTACTGACAGGACCGAGTTTTATTGTATGAACCGGTCAGAACTCAATTCggcaatttttaacattttatcacCACCTAGGTGGTTAGAAAGGTCTAAtatttacttaatctctctgagcctcagcttcttcatctgcaaaatggaaataaaattgttGACTTCAGATATTTTTGTAAGGAGAAAATGAGATGATGAGCATAAAAGATCCAGGACGTGCTAGGTGCTCTCTTCCCCACTGATGGGAGCTACATGACCCCGCAGGTAGTTTCAGAAATAGCAATACTGCACGAAAGAGTAACTCAGATACTCTTCCTGCAACACTTAACTAAGGAATACAAAACAGTCTGGAATACAAAACGGTTTAAGATATTCTGGGCTTCTTCAGATTTTTacaattcttcattttaaatcgGATAAGAAGAAGCCAAAAGGAAAAACCACTAAGGATTATGTAATGTATATAATTCAAGGTCAACAATAACAGTTAGTATTTACCTACTCCAATCACCATATTAAATTCCCTTGAGTTCTTTAATTACTAAATAGTTTATAGGTAAAATGACTGAGACACAGAGCCTTATTTCAGACACAAATAACTTCCTCTGTATCAGACCAATGCTGCAGGCAGGTGATACCACTAAGAGGCCAACGATctgaacaaaaattattttgcGGCATTAGTTGCAGGtggctttttgtttgcttgtttttgtttttttcccttctggaaCATTTCcctttggtgtttcttttttttttttgcggtacgttggcctctcactgttgtggcctctcccgttgcggaccacaggctccagacgcacaggctcagcggccgtggctcacgggcccagccgctccgtggcatagtgggattctcccggacggggcacgaacccgtgtcccctgcatcggcaggcggactctcaaccgctgcgccaccagggacgccccccTTTGGCTTTTAATCAAGGCAATTCAAAGTCAGTCTTTGGATCAGGCACTGGATGTTGTGCTCTTTGCCAAACCACACACCAGACCCCCCCAGGCCTGTTTGGATGCTGTGTGACTAAGGCACGTTCCCATGGCGACCCAGAAGCTGGCtcacctgtttatattttctgtaacaaCGCTGAATGACAGCTGCTGCCACTTCCTGCTGCTCCCGCAAGGGTCGGCCCTTCAAGGGAAAGTGAGGCAAGAAATAATGATGTAGTATAAAGAATGCAACTGTCCCAAGACTTAAATGGAATCATGACTCATTTAATTGACTTTCTCAGAACTGAGACCAGAGGTTTACCAAAATGCAGTGATAAGTTAGTATcaggataaattaaaaaaatgaatttacagAATAACTCTCTGATTATTCCTGCTTCTAAATAGAACCATCATATTTGGATGTTAGGAGGCCTAAAACAATAttcattttcaaagtatttaaagAATTAGGTATTGCACTATTTGCCCTTATAAATTTCTGCTCTCTGCTGTCTTTCCTAAGATAACACCAAGTcctctacttttgtttttatttatttatttatttatttttggctgcattgggtctttgttgctgcgctcgggctgtctctagttgcggcgagcgggggctactcttcgttgtggtgcacgggcttctcactgcggtggtttctcttgctgcagagcataggctctaggtgcacaggcttcagtagttgtggcatataggctccgtagttgtggctctcgggctgtagagcgcaggctcagcagttgtggtgcacgggcttagttgctccgtggcatgtgggatcttcccggaccagggctcgaacccgtgtccactgcattggcagatgaattcttaaccactgcaccaccagggaagtctgggtcCTCTACTTTTGGATCAATGATCGATGGCTCGTAACACCTTCTGAAGGAGGTCAGAGACTCCTCTGAGAAACTGTGGAAGGCTCTGGACCCTCTCCCACCAAAAATGCACTTTACCATAAAATTTTAGGACAATCAGTCACCAGGCCTCCAGCTAGAAACCCCTGTTCTAGGTCATAAATTCCTTGTGGCAGAGGTGTCAACTTACTTTATATTAATTAGATAATAAATATCCATTATTATTACCAACAGTCAGTTCAGATGGTGACAACCATCACACTACTTGTCAGTTTTATTTCACTAAAGCTTCTGACAATTATTAATAATCTCATGGGACCTAATTAATAATGTCAAATAACAATTCTATtgattcagaagaaaaaaaaagaaacagcatatgTTTTGGTTTGAACGACTCTGACTTTCCCGACCTTAAGAGTGTCACCGCATCAGGACTCTGTTGTCTTTTACCTTGTACTTCCGGAAAGCTGTCTGGACAAGCCTGGCCGCTTCATAGAGTTCTCTCTGTTCGTGATCAGACAGAGTCAGCTGAGCAAATTCATTCTCCACCTTCTCACTGGTAGACGCACTCAGGAATTCAGACCAGTCTGCGGCGGAGGGAAGGCTGGGTTTCTCGAAAGCTATTTCACTGACCGGTGAGCCTACAGGGCTCAGGCTGGTATTAGAAGAAGGGGTTAGAGGCTCGTTATATGCACTTCTGAAACAAGAGGAGACAcaggggagagaggctggtgaTTGGTTTGCAGGATGCATTGCACGCTGGTCAACGAGACAAGATGGTACCTACTGTGGACCATGAGGGATATGCCTTCCCTCAGTCCAGAGAGCTGCTAAGCAGACTCTGAATGTCCTTCCATCAGTAACTTCACACTGAGCACCTGTTATGAGTTTAGTACTGTGCTAAGTACTATATCCACTGAGTCCACTATCCAATCGTGAAACTTCAGCTGAACGGGCGGGGGAACACCAGGATACATCATCTCCTGCGCTCGGACGTGGGAAGAAAAATCACGGGAGAGGTGAGGACATGAGGGGCCCTTGGAAGAGGCAATGGAACTCGTCTTAacgcttccttccttccttgacaAGGCCCTTCATTACACGGAACTCCTCCGATCCAGTGGGCCTCCGGAGCCTCCACGTAAACCCAGGAGCTCGCCCTGGGGAGTGGCCCACGAACACTACTGACCTGATCTGGGCGGCGTTTGGCAGATGGTCCGCGTCAGCTAGGTAACCGGCCAGCCAGCTCATCGTACTGCTGATGGTGGCCGCGTCTGTCCTCTCCAATGCCGGGGACTCGGTGGGCACAAAGTTCTCCTGCTTGATCCGCTCAGGGGTGGCTTCGATGATGTGCTCTGCCAAGGTCATCATGTTCACCTGGGGCCCAGAGGTCACAGAACACTCAGGTCAGGGTGGCACCTTAGAGGTTATCCAGGCCtacccccactccccccaccgtggaaagaaagaaaggggagaggGCGGGCTTACACCTCAGTCCAGTGCCCTCCCATCTCATCGTAAGGTTTTCCGATTCACGTGAACGTGCTGAGATCCCAGATCTGATTACCTCCACATCACAGTTTGGTCCCAAACCTTAAGTCTTCGAGAACGTCTGGCTTGTGCCCACTCTCCACTCTCAGCTAGGATCAACCAGTTAAGGATGCTATGACTGGGCAGTCCTGGTCATATTATTGTAGTGACACTACTGGTTACCTGACCACCATCACCCCATTGTGCCTTGCCCAGAGAACCCCAGTTTTGTAGAGAGCAGCAACGAGCCAACGTCCAAGGGACAGCTCGTGACTGATACGAGCCAACTATCCTAATCCCCTTCTTGGTTTCCCACCTTCCGTGCACCAAGGAGGGGAGGATCCGTGACCCACTTCTGGACAGGAGCCTGCACAGAAGTCTGCTGGGTGGGCTGTGGGCAAAGCTTTTGCTTTCCTGATGAAAGGTATCGATGCACCTGgccctttccccctcctcttcctgctcTGACTACAGATGAGCTCCAGAAGCTACATTACAACCATAAAGCAACAAGCACGAAGACGAAaggcaaaagaacagaaaatccagaaaaaatCCTGGTCCCGGATGGCATTATTGAGCAACTGAACCTCTGAACTTCTGTGAGAAAAATAAGTCATTTTCTTATTAAACCCCTGGAGTTAGGTTGCTGATACCTGCACCCAAAATACATTCCTAATGGATACATTTAGGAATCCTCAAAACTAGTCTGGAGTAGATATATTTGGTCAGAATCAGAGATATGaccttgtttttaaaagtttccttgcACATCTCTTGAAAATGGAAGTTGAAATATAGCAGTTTAAGTTTTTAAGTGaattgaaaatgttctgaaaggaTCTatacaaaaatgacaaaatgctTATCTTACACCATGCGTGAACctgaaaaacattatgctaagtgaaagaagccagacacagaataTGACAggttatgattccatttatacaacatttctagaaaaagcaaaattcTGGGGGagagaaatcagatcagtggttgcccagggctggTATAGGAACAGAGGGTGACTGCAAAGGGGCACAGGGAACTTTTGGGGtgtgatggaagtgttctaaatGGGACCGCGATGATTGCACAGCTGTATAAATTCACAAAAGTTCATTACACTGGGCACTTAAagtgagtgaattttatggtatgtaaattacacctaaataaaactcttaaaaacacTTATCTTGggtaattttctaaattttcaacaAAGAACAAGAATTATTgtgacaggaataaaaatgaaaacatttaaggaaaaaaatatcacagcttttcttttccttttatattggCTCTCTTGGTTTGTGAGTCAAACAGGAGGAGGTAAGTcctaccttgattttttttcatgaaagtaTTAAAAAGTGGAATTTCTTGAGACTGAAGGTTATAACTATCTGTAGTCACTCCTCTCCCAAACCCTCTATTTTATAAACACGTGTCAGTGTAAGAAAACCTTAATATCATAATAAATGCAACATTTTGAGATACCAAGTACCTGATTTTTCATTGTGATAGCTACAAAAGGCAATGGAATTTAAATGACTTTCAGGTTTTTTATTCAAATGATGTTgggtttttatttaaattctctttgGGTCCTAGTATATAAGCAGTTTTCATAAATGGTCTTGGATATCTAAAAAGAACactgatatgtgtgtatatatatatatatatatttttttttttttttccggtacgcgggcctctcaccgttgtggcctctcccgttgcggagaacaggctccgaacgcgcaggctcagcggccatggcccacgggcccagccgctccgctgcatgcgggatcctcccggaccggggcacgaacccgtgtcccctgcatcggcaggcggactctcaaccactgcgccaccagggaagccctgatatgtATATTTACTAGGTGTATTCATACAtctacataattatatatataccataCATTAAATATACATGGTCAAACTTTCTAATTGTATTGTCAATATTTTCATATCCTCTTCATACTTGAGCTGACAAATTTTGAAACAATTGTGTTAGTCTCACACTATGATTATAGTTATGGTTCCACATTTCTTCAATCTTTACTTGCTTTAATATTTAGAAGCTATGTTGTTAGGTGCATAATGGCTCATTACAGTCATACCGTTTtgacaaattttatatatatatatatatgtgtatatatatatatatatacactatttacCTTACCtgtactttttatcttttttctttttcttttcatttgtctgttaTATCTTTACCTATCAcatcattttcattctttctgtttcatttcatttaaattcttttacaAGCAGCATATAGtatattttgcttccttttttttttttaacccaatctGAGAATCTTTTAATAGAATTAACAGTTTCCAAAGTGGGAATAAGTCATGTTTGAAAATATTCCTATAATATTATGTTATAGAGTATTATTTctgttgttgcttttttctttattaccaTTACTGAACTTTTCCTGAATGggccaaattttcttttttcccccttaaatgaCATAGAAATTCTGTAGCCTGTTTTAACACTACCTATTAACTTGACATTTCTAACAAGCATATTTCAGGCTACACATATCTATCAATATAATAATTGGAACAAACTTTGATTTTCCCTGGACAGGGGAACTGCTTTGATACACTTTTACCTTCCTTTCCCTACCTCCCTGGTTTTGTTAAAACAATTTAGAATCTTAGTTCTAGGTTATTTTTTGAAACattattcctcttttatttaaagaattGCTTATTGTGCAACCACACTATCAATAATTATTCAGAGATATCAGTATTACTGGTTTTACTGTTCACTCCTCCATGAACTCTGGCTTGccatttcttgaattatttcactaattttaattgttaattttttcatttggctAAAATGCTTCTTTAGACTGCTGCTTTTTCCATAGGTATGTGGTcttaaattagtaaaatattctctgaagtttcagtgaaaatataaagtagatttttttttaggttattttctatttcctgcaTCAACTGTTTCAGTAAGGGCCAGTTGCTCTAAAGCTGTGCTATCCAATGGCTTTTCaaacttaaattaattaaacttaagtaaaattagaaattcaaTTCCCTATTCGCACTGAATACATTTCCAATGCTCAGTACCACACATGGCCACTGGCCACCATATTGGACAGGGCAGACATAGAATGTTTCCATCACTAAAGAAAGTTCTGGTGGACAGCACTGTTCTAGACGCTCATCTTAGTTCCCCTCTTTTAAGCTGCTGATTTTCATAGTCTGGTgatttattattatatgtttatatttataaatgttgttCTAGATTGCTCAGAATTAATATCTAGTATGGGCTCCATCAGAAATTGTTTAAAACAGGGCTTTAACTATGGCAGGTCAAATCCAGCTAGCTAACTGtttgtgtaaataaagttttattggcacatggCCCACTCATTTGTTTAATATTGTCTaaggctgcttttgtgctacaaaggCAGACTGAATAGTCATGACAAAGTCTGTCTTGgccacaaagcctgaaatatttactatttggccctttccagaaaaaaTGTGCCAACCCCTCATCTcaaatattatttgatttcctGGGGAAGGCCTCCCCACAATTGCAGTGGTTGGTAGATCAGTAGTGCGGCGCCCACCACGCACCAGGGATGGAAACATACTGGTAAGCGTGCATGATTCTTgtcctgtgctaaacagtaggggCTGGTAGGAAGGGTCCCCTGGGGTGCAATGAACAGGAGTGTTTTAGCAACCAGACCTATCTAGGAATGCTGTCTGGGATACGAGATCCCCATCATTTCTACAGGCACAGGTGCCCTAGTGAATTTCTTATGGGagttttctccttttatatttgttttggatTCTATCGatgggaagagggaaagagaggaagtcAGACACATGTTCTGAGGATGCTCATTTTGTCCTCCGCATagagtatattttaattaatggaaTTTGCTTGTTTAAGAGCCTAACCTCAAATTTACTTCAGTATGTATTCTCTTAATCTATAACAACTGTGATGCCCTAAAAGGATCCTGGATTTATCATAAAAGCAGTCAATTATCAGCTTTGGGGATATTCCACTGCACCTCATGAGAGCCTCAGACGATATATGCCTTTACAGGGGCTAGATGCTTGTTGTGCTTATCAAATCACTTACATCATTCAAATTCTACCCACAGGCCTCCTGTTTTAGCCATTATCAGGCTGTGACTCTAACTAgtatttaaacagcaaaatcagtCACCCTGGATGCAAGGAGGGAGCAAAAGACTTATTGTAGGAGTTTTGAGGAGCTAGTACAAGGCTCTACTGAGATCTGGGTCCCTGGTATTTAGGCCCTGTTCACAATGCTTGACTCACAAGTGAAAATGTGGCCCAAGTAAAGAAGACACGCCAAAATTCTTATATATAAGCCCAGACTTCGAACCCTTCGCCGGTGAGAAAATGACATGACCTCTGGAAATTGGCAGTAAAGACCAAGGAAGCTAGGACGGATGGACCAGCCTCTGCAGGTTTACCTTCCCCACGCTCACCTGTATGTCATCCATGGGTTGTGAGCACTCCTCACTTTCTGCACTATCACGGTAGGACCCCAGCTCTGTGTTCACCACCTCTCTGTTAGCCATCATCAGGACACTCATTGGTTCCCGTGGACGCACCTGTGAAGGTGTTGCATCCTTTCCTACACTGGTCCCCTTCGGATTTCCAGTCACCTGTACTGTAGACACACCAATGTAAAGATCTTTGGAATTCCACTTTACTACCGGCTGAGATCCAGAGGCTTGGAATCCTGCAGTCTCTGGAGTGGGAGGGGAGATTTCCCGGCTGTAGTCCCTCACTCCTTCACTGGGGCTGATTGTCTCGGGGACAGACTGCTTAGAACTAGGGCTCTGCTTCCTGATATTTGGCTGTTCCAGACTCAGTGCAGTGGAAAGCAGCTTCTCCTGCCTTGCCTGGAAGTACTCAGGGTTCAATTTATGCTTTTTGGGAGCTGGATAATCTTTGTGGCTCTCACTGCTGTAGTAATTAGAGGGTTCAGACCGAGGTCTTCTCAGCTCTGAAAAGTACAGTAGAAAGGATAGTCAGGACAGGCGATACAATTAGGAATCCTAAAGAATTAACACTTTCTCTATGCCTGAGAGACACAAAGTGCAAAGCCAGAACTCAAGACATGTCCCTAACATTTCAATATTCCCCAGCAGCACATACTATATTCAGATAATCCTCCTCCAAAATCTGTAGTTCTTTCTTGCAcgaacatagattttttttttctactttctgcaGTTTTGGGGTGGGATGGGCCGGGGGAAGCACTAGGCATTCTAATAactaaaaggaaaattagaaacactaaaaaaaaaaaaaaaaccccaaacccttaAATGTACGTGAATATCCTATGGACTTTTCTGAGGGTAGCTGCACGAAAGCAAAAGGGAAATCTGCCAAGTTCTGGGATGtaatcctttaaaatgtttaccTGGATTGGTACTTGCAATGACGGTGACTCCTTTGGGTATTTCTGGGGAGTGGATTGTTTCGCTGTGCCACTGGGTCATCCAGCTCTCTGCACTGGGTTCCTCACTTGCAGGACAGTGGATTCTGGGGTTCTGGCCaagctgagcctgctcgtccctCTGCAGGTGCTCCAGACACTCTGCTAATTTCACATGACCCCTTGACCTGGCAATTCCCAAAGGCAGCCTTCCTAGAGAGTCCGGAATAGAGATAGCCCGACGGTCCCACTTGTACAGCACGACAGCTGCTTCTAAGTGCCCGAGAGCACATGCCCACAtctgaaaaaagagagagacaaagcgAGCTTCCTCAATACGAGTTAAAAAACATATTTGACTTTTGCCACTGCTGCCAATTGACTAATTGGTCCTTGGCACCGATCTCAATGGGGCCATAAAACGTTACCATTACAAAGTAGCTGTGACACGTGTCGTATGTTCAACAAGGGATAATACAAAGGGAACCAAGCGCATCCCTACGCCAGCCTAGAAAAACAGTTCGGGGAATAAATGAACCCATTTCTTACCAGAGGAGTACAGGAGAAGTGGTCCACATTCAAGGGGTCAACCTCCAGTTCCAAATCAATGCTATCTGCATGCTTTGTGCTGGAACGAACAGCACCAGAAATTACCGCACAATGAATCCACGTTAAAAAATACCAGAACGTTATGAAACCCACAGAGATGAAACCAAACTGGGCGTCTCACATTCCTGGCGTGAGGAAATAGAGTCCCAGACTCCCTAGGGCgctctgggctctctgttttgCCAGAGGTCCAGGGGAAATAAAAAGTccaatgttgggcttccctggtggtgcagcggttgagaatctgcctgtcaatgcaggggacacgggttcgagccctggtctgggaagatcccacatgccgcggagcaactgggcccatgagccacaactactgagcctgcgcgtctggagcctgtgctccgcaacgagagaggccgcgacagggtgaggcctgcgcaccgcgatgaagagtggcccccgcttgccacaactagagaaaggcctcgcacagaaacgaagacccaatacagccaaaaataaataaataaatttataagaaaaaaaaacaaacgtcCAATGT
This sequence is a window from Globicephala melas chromosome 1, mGloMel1.2, whole genome shotgun sequence. Protein-coding genes within it:
- the CAMTA1 gene encoding calmodulin-binding transcription activator 1 isoform X16, whose protein sequence is MSILERLEQMERRMAEMTGSQQHKQGSGGGSSGGGSGSGNGGSQAQCASGPGTLGSCFESRVVVVCEKMMSRACWAKSKHLIHSKTFRGMTLLHLAAAQGYATLIQTLIKWRTKHADSIDLELEVDPLNVDHFSCTPLMWACALGHLEAAVVLYKWDRRAISIPDSLGRLPLGIARSRGHVKLAECLEHLQRDEQAQLGQNPRIHCPASEEPSAESWMTQWHSETIHSPEIPKGVTVIASTNPELRRPRSEPSNYYSSESHKDYPAPKKHKLNPEYFQARQEKLLSTALSLEQPNIRKQSPSSKQSVPETISPSEGVRDYSREISPPTPETAGFQASGSQPVVKWNSKDLYIGVSTVQVTGNPKGTSVGKDATPSQVRPREPMSVLMMANREVVNTELGSYRDSAESEECSQPMDDIQVNMMTLAEHIIEATPERIKQENFVPTESPALERTDAATISSTMSWLAGYLADADHLPNAAQIRSAYNEPLTPSSNTSLSPVGSPVSEIAFEKPSLPSAADWSEFLSASTSEKVENEFAQLTLSDHEQRELYEAARLVQTAFRKYKGRPLREQQEVAAAVIQRCYRKYKQLTWIALKYALYKKMTQAAILIQSKFRSYYEQKKFQQSRRAAVLIQKFYRSYKKCGRRRQARRTAVIVQQKLRSSLLTKKQDQAARKIMRFLRRCRHSPLVDHRLYKRSERIEKGQGT